Below is a window of Paenibacillus bovis DNA.
TCAGCAGCGGGACGGTTGGACAGAGACGAATTAGCGTGACTATTGTGACTGTTGGATTGATCCATAGAAGATGTCATGGTTACAGTGACTTCATGACATCACGATGAATCGCAATCGTCTGCTCTATATCTTCATCACTATGCACGCCCGATACGAACATGCCTTCAAATGGAGAAGGAGCCACACTGATTCCGCGATCCAGCATCGCGCCGAAATAGCGCTTGAACATATCCATATCGCTCGCTTTGGCTGTATCGTAATTGGTTACCGGTCCTTCGGTCAGGAAAGGACATACCATAGAACCGACGCGGTTGATAGTCAGCGGGATACCCGCTTCACGCGCATTGGCTTCAAAACCTTCCTGCAGACGAGCAGAGATTTGTTCCAGACGAGCATAGACTTCCGGTGTCAGCAGACTCAGTGTAGTATAGCCGGCTGTCATCGCCAGCGGATTACCACTAAGGGTACCTGCCTGATAAATAGGACCTGTTGGAGCAATCTGTTCCATAATCTCGCGTTTGCCACCGTATGCGCCTACCGGAAGACCGCCGCCGATCACTTTACCCAGACAGGTCAGATCCGGTGTTACGCCAAAGCGTCCCTGTGCGCAGTTGATGTCTACGCGGAACCCGGTCATCACTTCATCAAAAATCAGCAAGCTGCCATATTGGGAAGTTACTTCACGCAGTCCTTCCAGAAATCCTGCTGCTGGAGGAACAACGCCCATATTGCCGGCTACAGGCTCTACGATAATACAGGCGATATCTTCGCCAAAACGCTCGAATGCCAGACGTACAGAGTCCAGGTCGTTATAAGGAACCGTTACCGTATTGGATGCAATCGATTCCGGTACACCCGGGCTGTCCGGCAATCCCAGTGTGGCTACACCGGAACCGGCCTTGATCAGCAGACTGTCGCCATGACCATGGTAAGAACCTTCAAATTTGAGAATTTTATCACGCTTGGTATAGCCGCGTGCCAGACGAATTGCACTCATGGTCGCTTCTGTACCGGAGCTTACCATACGTACAATATCGATAGAAGGCACCCGTTCAGCGACCAGTTTGGCCATACGCGTCTCAATTTCGGTCGGTGCGCCAAAGCTGGTACCTTTTACTGTAGCTTCCTGCAGAGCACGCACAACGTCCGGATGGGCATGTCCCATAATGAGCGGTCCCCAGGAACCGACATAATCGATAAATACATTGCCATCGATATCATACAGACGGGAACCTTCTCCGCGATCCACGTACACAGGAGTCAGACCTACCGTTTTAAAAGCGCGTACCGGACTGTTGACACCGCCCGGAATATATTGTTTGGCTTCTTCAAAAGCTGTACGCGAGTGTTCGTCACGACGTACGGAATTCATATTGTTCATTGATCAAGCACCTCCATAATGGTATCCAATGAAACAGATGAGCGATGAACAGGCAGACCTGTTCACCGCTAGCTGTATTCATTTTCCCTGTCCCGTATATTTACCCGTTCGGCTCATTCGCAATCCCGAACGAATAATCGGGAGTTATCTTATTCCTCACGCAACCAGCGTGCTACGTCTTTGGAGAAATACGTAATAATCATGTCTGCTCCGGCACGTTTGAAGCCCAGCATCATCTCGGTTACGATACCACGCTCGTCAATCCAGCCCTGCTGCGCAGCCGCTTTGACCATCGCATATTCACCACTAACATTATAGGCAACCAGTGGCAGATCAAAATTCTCGCGCACCGCGCGCAGTACATCCATATAAGCAAGTGACGGTTTGACCATCAGCATATCGGCGCCTTCCTGTACATCGCTTTCTGCTTCACGCAGCGCTTCACGTACATTCGCTGGGTCCATTTGATAAGATTTGCGATCACCGAATTGCGGAGCCGATTGAGCCGCTTCACGGAATGGACCGTAGAATGCAGACGCATATTTCACCGCATAGGACATGATCGGAATATCCTGGAATCCTGCATCATCCAGTGCTGCACGAATCGCATAAACGAATCCGTCCATCATATTGGAAGGAGCGATAATATCCGCTCCGGCCTGTGCCTGGGATACCGCTGTCTGAGCGAGCAGCTCCAGCGATTCATCGTTATCCACGTCCGCATGGATATGACCATCGATCTCATGAGCATGAACAACGCCGCAATGTCCATGATCGGTAAATTCACACAGGCAGGTATCTGCAATTACCACAAGCTGTGGATAATGTTCTTTGATATAACGAATCGCCTGCTGCACAATACCTTGTTCTGAATAGGCTCCGCTACCGACACTGTCCTTGGTCTCCGGTACACCGAATACCATAACAGCCGGAATGCCCAGATCTACAATCTCTTGAATCTCTTCACCAATTCGGTCCATTGAGAAATTATATACACCCGGCATAGAGGAGATTTCCTGTTTTACATTCGTTCCGTAGGTAACAAACACCGGCTGGATAAAATCCGTTCTGTGCAGACGGGTTTCACGAACCATGCTGCGGATAGCAGCAGTTTTGCGCAGACGACGATGACGTGTAAATGCTTGACTCATAATAATACTTCCTCTCTGTTTATAAAATAAAGCCGACCTGCTCAAGCGGTGGTCGGCATGCGATATGTCGATCATTCATTATTGGGACTGGAGCGAGACACTCCCCGCATTCCAGCGGCATAAAATATCTATTAATCCATCCAGGGTGGACTGCTCGGCCAGCAGCCCTACCTGCAATCCTGCCTGTTCAGCCGTAAGAGCGGTCTGCGGTCCGATGCAGGCAATTACCGAGTGGCGAAGTGTATCCGCCGGATGCTCAAAGCCCATTTTACGCATTGCAGCCAGCAGATTTGTGACTGTAGATGAGCTCGTAAAGGTAACGGCATGGATTGCTTTTTCTTCAAACAGCTTGCGCAGTTCGATATCGTCCTCATCCACCATAACTGTCTCATACGTATCGACCTCTGTCACGTCCAGCTGCATTTGTCTCAGCGTATCCGGCAGCCAGGAGCGTGCCAGGTCACCACGCGGCAGCAGAACACATTGTCCTGCCTCCAGCTGACCCTCCAGGCTCTCCAGCATGCCTTCGGCATGGAACTTCTCAGGCAAAGCTACCGCGGTCAGACCACAGTTGCGCAGAGCCGCCAGAGTAGCCGGACCCACAGCAACCAGACGGGCGCGATGCAGGGAGCGTATATCCTGCCCCTGCTCTTCCAGATGACGGAAAAAGTAATCCACACCATTTACACTGGTGAAAAACACCCAGTCATATGTTTCCAGCTGGGAGAACGCCTGGGTGATCTGCTGTCTGGCAGACTCACTGGAAGGCATCACAGTCTCGATTACCGGGTACTCATATGGTTCTCCGCCCAGTTCATCGATACGATCCACCAGTTCGCTTGCCTGGCTGCGTGCGCGGGTCACCAGAATGCGTTTGCCGAACAAAGGCAATCGTTCAGCCCATTGCAGATGCTCCCGTTGATTAACCACTTCTCCGACTACAATAACAGCCGGCGGTTTAAAATTGGCAGCAGCTACTTTGGCGGCGATATCCTGAAGGGTACCTACCAGGGTATCCTGCTCGGCCCGTGTTCCCCAGCGAACCAGAGCAACCGGTGTATTTGCCGGTCGGCCGTGACGAATGAGCTGTTCACTGATATAGCCAATTTTGGCTACGCCCATCATAAAGACGAGTGTTCCAGTAGCGTTAGTCACCTTATCCCAGTGAATACTCTCATCCAGCTTATCCGGACTCTCGTGTCCGGTAATGATCGATACGGAAGAAGCATGGTCTCGGTGAGTGACCGGAATTCCTGCATAAGCCGGTACAGCGATAGAGGAACTGATTCCCGGCACAATCTCGTACTCTATTCCATGCTGACGCAGAAGATCTGCTTCTTCGGCTACTCTGCCGAAGATCGTCGGATCGCCGCCTTTTAGACGAACAACGGTTTTGCCTTCTAGAGCCAGATCGACGAGCAACTGATTGATTTCTTCCTGCTTCATCGTATGACGGTCAGGCAGCTTGCCCACGTAGATTTTTTCCGCTCCCGGTTTGGCCTGCTTAAGAAGCCGTGGACTTGCCAGACGATCGTATACGATCGCATCGGCGAGTCCGATACATTCCCAACCACGAAGCGTAATCAGCTTCAAAGCTCCGGGCCCTGCGCCCACCAGATACACTTTGCCGGTCATTCCTTCATCCCCTAACTTCTGCCAGAATCTGATCCGCTCCACGAAGAATTAACTGATCCGCTACGGCAAGCCCAAGTTCTACAGGATGGGTGCCCTGCAGCGTTTCTTTCAGTATGGTACTGCCATCCGGTGAAGCAACCATTCCCGTTAATTGTATAACGTTTTGATCGGCTTGAGAATCCGGTGTGAGCAAGCGTACGGCATACGCGCCAATCGGCACCTGACAACCACCATTCAGCTTGGCCAGGAACGTTCGCTCTGCCGTTACGGTGAGCGCGGTCAGATCATCATTATATAAAGACAGCAGCTGCAGCATATGCTCATCATTGGCACGGCATTCCACTCCCAGAGCACCCTGCCCTACAGCAGGCAGACAGATGTCCGCAGGAAGATAGGCGCTGATCCGATCCGACCATCCCATACGGTCCAGTCCGGCTGCTGCCAGCATAATCGCATCGAATCCTTCACTCTCCAGCTTGCGCAGTCGTGAATCGATATTTCCGCGAATAGATTCAATTTGAAGATCGGGGCGATAGGCTTTAAGCTGACTTGCACGGCGTAGGCTGCTAGTTCCCAGCTTGGCTCCAACAGGGAGTTCGTCCAGCCCGCCACCATTACGGGTAATCAGACAGTCACGCGGATCGACACGTTTGGGAATCGCTCCATTTACCAGACCATCCGGCAGTACAGAAGGCATATCCTTCATACTATGAACAGCTATATCAATCTCACCATTCAGCAGTGCCTGCTCGATTTCCTTAACGAATAGCCCTTTACCGCCTACTTTGGAGAGAGTTACATCCAGAATCTGATCGCCTTTGGTAACAATCTTTTTGATTTCAAATTCCACTTCTATTCCGTTCTGTCTGCCCAGCTCTGTCAAAGCATCTATAACATGTCCTGTCTGGGTCAGTGCCAGCGCACTTTGCCGGCTTCCTACGATTATTTTGCGCATTAGGTTATCTCTCCCCGATGTTGTGCGATCCACTCTTCAATCCGAGGCTCTTCCCACCAGCAAAACCGTTCCTGCCGAATTTCCTCCAGTATATCCAGCTCTGAAGCTCGTTCCAGCAATCGCCTGCGTTCTGCCGGATCTTGAACCACTTGCTTGATCCGGTGGCGCAAATAATAAAGAAATTCAATATAAGTCTCATACTCCTGACCAAAATGCTGCTCCAGTTCACCCGCCAACCGTCGTCCCACGACCGGTCCTGCTCCCGAAGTCGTAATAGAGGCGATTAATCGCCCCCGGCGGATTACCATCGGATTGATAAAGCTACTGGACTCATGATGATCAGCCACGTTGACAGGAATACCTGCACACCGTGCTTCATCCGCTACCTGACGGTTTACGTCTGCATGTATCGTGGCCGCATGCACGAGAAAATAACGCTTAACTCCGCTACGCTCCGCGCCTGTCGAGCCTAAGACATCACCAGACTCATAATGACGTGCAATCCAGTGAATCCGGTCCAATCGGGCCAGCTCCTGCAATTCCGAAGACAGTTTAGGGCTGATCACCGTAATGATCGCACCGCCGCGCAGCAAGTTTCGCGCTTTACGCTCGGCTACCTTACCGCCGCCTACAATCAGGCAGTGCTGATTTCTACAATCCAGCATTACAGGAACGTATGGAATAATATCACTCATACGCCTACCCATTGGTGAAACGCCGACCAGGTATTGGCTACAAAATTAAGAATAAATACGATATAGCCTGCTATTGCCCATCGAGCCATAATTACCGCCGAATAATTACGCATATGCCGCGTAGCAAAATAGGCAATATATACACACAGTGCCAGTAGTGTAAATACGACTTTGAGATCCAGCAGCAGTACAAAGCGTCCTTCTGCAAAAATAGACATCAATGCCACAATCAATGATACGATCAGCAGTGGCGTACCGATAAGCATGGAAGTGTATGTATACCGCTCCATACTCTCCAGGCTTGGCAGCCGGCGTACGGTGTTATCCCATTTCTTTTGCTTGAGCTTACGGTGCAAAAACAAATACATGGCCGCAAAAACAGCAGCTACCGTATAAAAGGCAAAACTCAGATTGGCCAGTGCCACATGCAGAATCAGCAGCCCATGTACGGTATCCCAGCCCGAGGGCAGTGCCCCTTCACCAGGAGAATGCAGACGATTCTGAACCATAGCACAAAAGCCGATTACATTTAATAGCAATACGGCATAATCAGTCTTGAGTACCCTTTCGATAAAAAAGGAAATCAATATTAAAATAAAAGTAAGGAAAAAGAAAAAGTCATACGTTGAAAACAGCGGCAGTGTCTTCTCTTCCACCGTGCGAATGGTAATACTCGCCAACTGGATAATAAATACCAAAATAAGAAACCCTGTGCCCGTCCGCTTCGCCCTCGGATTGCGACGTATGCAATCCGAGAAATAAAACAGTAGGCTCAGGGCGTATAAATAAATAATAATATCGTATAACAGGTTAAACAGCGTCAAAGCAAATCACCTGCCTATAAAATTGCGGGAGCAAAGGATGCCATGTTTCCTTCAGCAACCGGTGAATGGGATGGCATGGAAGTCCGCTCGGAAGCAGGCTTGCTTACATTGGCTGATTCGGTCAAAGACTGTGTCTGTTCTTCCAGTGCGAACAGACGCGTGAATAATTCTACGGTCTCTGCGCCGTTTTTCTCGGCAGCCATTTCCTTGACCCGATTAATCGGCTCATGATTCATTTGATTGACAATACTTTTGGTCAGACGGCTAATCACTTTACGCTGTCTTTCATCCAGCTCTGGCAGCTTGTTAAACAGGCTTTCCAGTGTCTCTTCATGAATACGGGCACCACGCTCCTGAAGGGCGCGGATGACCGGTCTGACACCGAGTGTTTTCAGCCATTGCTGGAACACTTCCATTTCTTCGCGGATCATGCGTTCGATCTTGATCGCTTCGGCACGGCGCATCGCCATATTGCTCTCTACAATGCCTTCCAGATCATCAATATCATACAGGAATACATTGCTGATTTCGCCAATAGCCGGGTCCAGATCACGCGGAACCGCGATATCAATCATAAAGAGCGGACGCGATTTGCGCTGCTTCATGCTTTCTCTGATCATACCCGGATCCAGTACGTAGCCCTGTGCGCCTGTCGAGCTGATCAGAATATCCACTTCATGCAGACGATGGACCGCTTCTTCCATCGTGCATGGTGTACCGTTAAATTTGTGAGCCAGCTCCTGAGCCCGCCCCAGTGTACGGTTCGCTACAATCACTTCTGCCGCTCCGTTCGCGTACAGATGCTTGACTGTCAATTCGCTCATTTTGCCTGCGCCCAGAATCATAATAACTTTGTTATGGAAAGCACCAAAAATACGTTTACCCAGCTCTACTGCGGCATAGCTGACCGATACGGCACTTTCACCGATCATAGTCTCTGCATGCGCACGTTTACCGAGCGTAACAGCTTGCTTAAACAACATATTAAACCATGTGCCCGTCGCTTTGTTTTCCTGAGCCAGCTGGAAAGACCGTTTGACCTGTCCCAGAATCTGGGTCTCGCCAAGTACCATGGAATCCAGTCCACAGGTAACCCGGAACAGATGATCAATCGCCTGCTCATCTTCATATATATATAAATGCTGCGTAAATTCTTGACGGGAAATACCAAACCACTGCTCCATGAAGCCGCGGATAAAATGTCCGCACATATGCAGACGGTCCAGTACAACATAGATTTCCGTACGGTTGCAAGTTGCTACAATGGTGCCTTCCAATACACTTTTGGTATCCTTAAGCTGCCGGAGAGCTTCCGGTAATTCTTCATCCGCAATGGCAAACCGTTCTCTTACTTCAACCGGTGCTGTGCGGTAGTTGAGTCCGACAACAATAATGTGCATTGCAAGTTCACCCACCTAGTCTAAAAGTTGTAACTTATCACTTTTCGTTCTTCACAATACGTTAATTATATCACAGCAAAAAGGGCAATTTCGCCGTCTTTATGAAATGTTTATGAAATCCCGACATATCTTCATGCATTATTTAATTAAATTTGTTGTTTCACCGCTATAAAACGGTTCAATATTTTACCTACTGTATTATTTCGGCGTTATTCTTCTATTTCTTTAACCAATTCTGTATCATCCGATATACCCAAATAAAGCTATGAACATATGCATATAAAAAGGCATCCGATACACAGTACCAGATGCCTTTCTTTTGAGCGGTATTCATTTTCATTCTTTGCCCGTTTAAAGCAAAGCCTTATTATCGATTAATCAGTTCGCTGGATTGCATCACTGGAGTCTCTACTTGCAGTTCTCCAAGACCACGAACCAGTTTTTTGGCATACGTTTTTTCAGGCTTCAGAACGGACACCAGGTAGTCGATCGCCAATTGTGGATCTACGGTCTCTCCGCAGGTATAACAGTCAATAGCCGCGAATCCTCTCTCAGGATACGTATGAATCGAGAGGTGACTCTCCGACAACAAAACAAGCACTGTCGCCCCTTGTGGTTCAAATTGTTTGGATTGAACAGACATTACGGTTGCACCGCAAGCCTCAGCTGCTTCAACCATCTGAGCCTGCAAATATTCTGCACTGTTCAGCAAATCAAAATCTACACCCCAAGTATCAACAGCAACGTGTCTTCCGAAAGTTGAGTATTCCATCTTCCGGTTCCCCCTTCCTAGGAATAAAATGTTTGGAAATTTCATCCGCTAGGACCTACGTCATTCACTTCCCGAGGGAATAATCTCTCGCAACATTACCATGTCCTGAGTGAATCCTGGTTCCTATGTTATTTTCAACGAGATTAAAAATAACATCTATCGACACGAATTGCAAGCTTTTTTCGAATATTTTTGTGGGATGAGTAAGTCCATGAAAAAGCCCGGCTTTATGCGATTTTACCCAATATGACAGCAGCCCAACCATTGCTGATTTCTTATACATTTTTATGTATAAATATAACAAAAGACCATCCATCGATACGATGAATGGTCGATATGCATACTAGCATATGTGGGTCCTATTCAGGCTTCCAGGCTAAACAGCCGTCTCGCCTGAAGCTGCAGTTCCTGGTCAATCTCCTCGTAAGGACCTGCGGAAGCATTGCGTTGATCCAGCAGCTGATCCACTATACGGCGGACCAGTTCAATATCTGTCTCAATGGATGTGGACTGCAGGCGGGTTTTGAGCTCCAGCGAAGCATTCTTCTGCCGGTAGATCAATTTCTCGCCTTCTGCCGTATGCTCGGTGATCCTCTGCACAACACCCTGTTCATAATCATATATCATTGTGAATCCTTTGTAGATGCGGTTCACAACGCCTGAGCCTTTAAAGGCAACAAACAATTTACGAATCATATTTGTCAGATGCGGGTTTACCAAGCGGAAAGACAACTCACAGACATAGCTTCCTTCTTTGAGGTCAAAAGGTAAATGAACTTCCTCACCATTTCGTGTACCGAATACAATTTCCTGACAGCCATTATCGAGTACTTTTACCCGGTGATGGACATGGGGGTCTTCGGCATAGTGGATAAACTGGGACATTTGATCTTTCGACAACTGTAAACTGGCTTTGATATACTCTGTGGCTAACCGCTGAGCCATAAAAATCTCCTCAATTCTATTGGCATTCCAATATATTCATTATTATACATCAATCATGAACGGTATTGCCTGCCACCCGAGTCAACAATTTTCATCATATTTCAGAGAAAAACGGATTAATCGCTGTAAAGAACGGGAGAACGCCCTTGATGCTCCATTTTCCTCGCTAAATACCTTGTTTTACGGGTTAATCTATGAGTTTATGGCTTACTGGGAAGGAATATCATCTTCTTCACGTTCGTGGTGGTTGTCACTATCCTGTTCGTTCGCAGACAAGGATTCCATTTCTTCCTCTTCCAACTCATCTTCATCGGGGGCAAAGGCATGACGTTCGATGATGGACCATAATTCATCCTTACCCAGCCCAGTCTCGGATGAAAACAATACGAAATCATCTTCCGGTACAAAGCCCAGATCTGTTTTGACGACTTTGATGTGTTTGTCCCACTTGCTGCGAGGGATTTTATCGGCTTTGGTCGCTACGACGCAGATGTTGCAGTCATAGTATTTGAGCCAGTCATACATCATAATATCGTCTTTGGACGGAGCATGACGCAGATCGATCACCAGGATGACCAGCTTCAGCGGCTCGCGCTCCAACAGATATCTTTCGATCATTTTACCCCATGCTTCGCGCTGGCTTTTGGATACTTTAGCGTAGCCATAGCCGGGGAAATCGACGAAATACAGCATTTCATTGATCAGATAGTAGTTCAGATGCTGCGTTTTGCCGGGAGTCGCACTCGTGCGTGCCAGATTTTTACGGTTAATCAGACGGTTGGTCATCGAGGACTTGCCTACATTCGAGCGTCCGGCCAGAGCGATCTCCGGCAAACCATCTTCCGGATATTGATCCGGACGTACAGCACTGATAATAAATTCTGCATTGTTTACTTTCATAGGTTAGAAATCCCTTTCGTATATAAAATAAAATGAACGACGTGTGATGAAGCTCTGTTAGCGTGCGCTGACGGCCGTATCACCAATGTGCCCGTTACCTTCGTATTTTGCAGCTTGCCTACCGAACTTATTCGCTTCTAGCCTAGTATATCATCTTTTGTACGTTTGCAGGCCTTCTTACTGAATCTGTTGCTGCCGATCGATTATATAAAAACAAGCTTATGTCGGCTCACTTCAATAGATGCTATACACGCTATCAATAGATGCTGTTCACGCCGACCAGCAGGATGGACCAGATTCCAATACAAAAAGCGGCATCGCCCGCCGCTATCTGGTGAGCGATGCCGCTATATTGGATGATCGGAGTCATCTTGCTGGTAAGACACATATTTGTTATAGGCTGGACGATAGATGCTGGTTAGCCCCGCTTATTCGGTTGTACTCCACCAGCATTAGCATCAGCTATTAATGCAGGGTAGCTTCATGCACCAGAGCGTGCTCCAGCACCTGATCCATCGTGGCTACCGGAACAAAGGTTAATTCTTCCTTGATGCTATCCGGGATATCTTTGAGATCGCGTTCGTTATCCTGCGGCAGCAGAATTTTCTTGTAGCCCGCACGGTGTGCTGCCAGTGTCTTTTCTTTGAGTCCGCCAATCGGCAATACTCGGCCGCGCAGGGTAATCTCGCCGGTCATCGCGACTTCTTTGGAGACATAACGTCCCGTCAGCGCCGAGATCAGAGCCGTAGCAATCGTAATCCCTGCTGAAGGACCATCCTTGGGAATCGCCCCTTCGGGAATATGGATATGAATATCATTCTTTTCATAAAAGTCTGTCGGAATATCCAGCTCACCTGCTTTGGAGCGGGTATAGCTGAATGCTGCCTGAGCGGATTCTTTCATGACATCACCGAGTTTACCGGTCAGCATCAGCTTGCCGCTGCCAGGGACTACAGTGACTTCAATCGTCAGCGTCTCGCCGCCAACTTCGGTCCATGCCAGTCCGGTCACACTGCCGATCTGGTTTTCTTTTTCTACCAAGCCATAGCGGAATTTCGGTACTCCGAGATAATCCTTGATATCATCCGGAGTAATGATTACTTTTTCCAGTTCATCGGAGACGATTGCGCGTGCAGCCTTACGGCATAAGGCAGCAATCTGCTGTTCCAGATTACGCACACCGGATTCACGGGTATATTCGCGTACAACTTTGAGCAGGGTATCTTCGCCGACTTCCAGCTGTTCTGTTGTCAGACCATGCTCTTCGGTCTGCTTGGGCAGCAAATATTGTCTGCCAATCTGCAATTTCTCCAGCTCGGTATACCCCGGAATATACAGCATTTCCATCCGGTCCAGCAGCGGACGCGGAATACTCTGTACACTGTTGGCTGTCGTCACGAACATCACATTCGACAGATCGAACGGTACTTCTACAAAATGGTCACTAAACGTATTGTTTTGCTCGGGATCAAGCACTTCCAGTAGAGCCGCAGATGGATCACCACGGAAATCGGAAGCCATTTTGTCGATCTCATCCAGCAAGAATACCGGATTCATACTACCGGCATTACGCATCCCCTGAATAATACGTCCTGGCATAGCACCGACATACGTACGGCGATGACCACGGATTTCGGCTTCATCGCGTACGCCACCCAGTGAAATACGAACAAACTCGCGTCCCAGCGACTTGGCGATCGAGCGAGCCAGTGAAGTTTTACCTACCCCTGGTGGACCAACAAGACACAGGATCGGTCCTTTGAGCTTTTTGACCAGCTTTTGCACAGCGAGGTATTCGAGCACGCGTTCTTTGGGCTTGTCCAGGCCGTAATGATCTTCATTCAAAATCTGTTCGGCATGATGCAGATCCAGATCATCGGTTGTACGTTTATCCCATGGCAGGCTGAGCAACCAGTCCAGATAGTTACGGATAATGCCGCCCTCAGCCGAATTGGCAGGCGTTTTCTCCAGACGATCGATTTCTTTTTCGATTTTTTCTTGGACTTTCTCCGGTACTGTCAGTTCAGCCAGCTGCTGACGCAGCTCCTCGGCTTCTCCGGCTCTGCCTTCCTTTTCGCCCAGTTCTTTCTGGATCGCTTTCATCTGCTCGCGCAGATAGTATTCACGCTGCGTTTTTTCCATTTGCTTTTTGACGCGCTGGCTGATTTTGCGTTCCAGCTCCAGCACTTCACGTTCACTGTGCAAAATATCCAGCAGACGCTCCAGACGCATACGTATATCTACAGCTTCCAGAATATGCTGCTTGTCCTTGATTTTGATCACCAGATGGCTGGTAATTACATCCGCCAGTCGGCCCGGCTCTTCAATATCGGATACCGCAGCCATCGTCTCCGGGGTCACTTTTTTGGACAAATTGATATAATGCTCAAATTCGGTCAGTACCGTACGCATCAGAGCATGAACCTCAGGATCATTGTTTTCTTCCTCAGGCAGTTCTCTGGCTTGTACTTCGTAGTACTCTTCATTGTCCATATATTCAATCACTTCGGCGCGTTCCAGACCTTCCACCAATACCCTAATCGTACCATTGGGTAGCTTGAGCATCTGACGTACTTTGGCAATTGTACCTATTTTAAAAATCTCATCCGGACTCGGCTCTTCAATATTAACCTCCGACTGGGAGCAGAGAAGAATCAGGTTATCATCGACCATCGCCTTTTCTAAGGCCTTCACGGATTTATCCCGCCCAACATCCAGATGGAGTACCATGCTTGGATACACGAGCAGTCCTCTTAAAGGCAGCAAAGGAAAACGACGCGCCTTGTTTTTATGTGGTCCCATCGCTTTCGTACCTCCTGTAATTCGTGCGTATTATACTGCCTATATCATTCCTAGTTTAACAAATATCACATCGAAACACCAATGAACGGGAATCTGAACTGAAAAAAAGATACTGACAGAAGCAACTCTCTTCTATCAGTATCTTGATCTGCACCGACAGACTTACTATACGTCTGCCTGACGCCTGTATCATTTTATGTCTAACATTTAAAATTGTAGATAATTGATATTTTTGAACATCCTTTTCAGTAATATACCGTCTTGTAGACCTTATATCACATGTCAAGGCTGCTCGATCCAATCGAACTGCCGAATACCTTAAGGCTGTACGACAGGGGCATGGCGCTCTTCACGTCCAGGAATTTTGCCGGTCGCTTCAAAAGCTTCCACAATA
It encodes the following:
- the hemA gene encoding glutamyl-tRNA reductase, whose protein sequence is MHIIVVGLNYRTAPVEVRERFAIADEELPEALRQLKDTKSVLEGTIVATCNRTEIYVVLDRLHMCGHFIRGFMEQWFGISRQEFTQHLYIYEDEQAIDHLFRVTCGLDSMVLGETQILGQVKRSFQLAQENKATGTWFNMLFKQAVTLGKRAHAETMIGESAVSVSYAAVELGKRIFGAFHNKVIMILGAGKMSELTVKHLYANGAAEVIVANRTLGRAQELAHKFNGTPCTMEEAVHRLHEVDILISSTGAQGYVLDPGMIRESMKQRKSRPLFMIDIAVPRDLDPAIGEISNVFLYDIDDLEGIVESNMAMRRAEAIKIERMIREEMEVFQQWLKTLGVRPVIRALQERGARIHEETLESLFNKLPELDERQRKVISRLTKSIVNQMNHEPINRVKEMAAEKNGAETVELFTRLFALEEQTQSLTESANVSKPASERTSMPSHSPVAEGNMASFAPAIL
- the yihA gene encoding ribosome biogenesis GTP-binding protein YihA/YsxC, with translation MKVNNAEFIISAVRPDQYPEDGLPEIALAGRSNVGKSSMTNRLINRKNLARTSATPGKTQHLNYYLINEMLYFVDFPGYGYAKVSKSQREAWGKMIERYLLEREPLKLVILVIDLRHAPSKDDIMMYDWLKYYDCNICVVATKADKIPRSKWDKHIKVVKTDLGFVPEDDFVLFSSETGLGKDELWSIIERHAFAPDEDELEEEEMESLSANEQDSDNHHEREEDDIPSQ
- the lon gene encoding endopeptidase La, with product MGPHKNKARRFPLLPLRGLLVYPSMVLHLDVGRDKSVKALEKAMVDDNLILLCSQSEVNIEEPSPDEIFKIGTIAKVRQMLKLPNGTIRVLVEGLERAEVIEYMDNEEYYEVQARELPEEENNDPEVHALMRTVLTEFEHYINLSKKVTPETMAAVSDIEEPGRLADVITSHLVIKIKDKQHILEAVDIRMRLERLLDILHSEREVLELERKISQRVKKQMEKTQREYYLREQMKAIQKELGEKEGRAGEAEELRQQLAELTVPEKVQEKIEKEIDRLEKTPANSAEGGIIRNYLDWLLSLPWDKRTTDDLDLHHAEQILNEDHYGLDKPKERVLEYLAVQKLVKKLKGPILCLVGPPGVGKTSLARSIAKSLGREFVRISLGGVRDEAEIRGHRRTYVGAMPGRIIQGMRNAGSMNPVFLLDEIDKMASDFRGDPSAALLEVLDPEQNNTFSDHFVEVPFDLSNVMFVTTANSVQSIPRPLLDRMEMLYIPGYTELEKLQIGRQYLLPKQTEEHGLTTEQLEVGEDTLLKVVREYTRESGVRNLEQQIAALCRKAARAIVSDELEKVIITPDDIKDYLGVPKFRYGLVEKENQIGSVTGLAWTEVGGETLTIEVTVVPGSGKLMLTGKLGDVMKESAQAAFSYTRSKAGELDIPTDFYEKNDIHIHIPEGAIPKDGPSAGITIATALISALTGRYVSKEVAMTGEITLRGRVLPIGGLKEKTLAAHRAGYKKILLPQDNERDLKDIPDSIKEELTFVPVATMDQVLEHALVHEATLH
- the speD gene encoding adenosylmethionine decarboxylase, producing the protein MEYSTFGRHVAVDTWGVDFDLLNSAEYLQAQMVEAAEACGATVMSVQSKQFEPQGATVLVLLSESHLSIHTYPERGFAAIDCYTCGETVDPQLAIDYLVSVLKPEKTYAKKLVRGLGELQVETPVMQSSELINR
- a CDS encoding cytochrome C assembly family protein yields the protein MTLFNLLYDIIIYLYALSLLFYFSDCIRRNPRAKRTGTGFLILVFIIQLASITIRTVEEKTLPLFSTYDFFFFLTFILILISFFIERVLKTDYAVLLLNVIGFCAMVQNRLHSPGEGALPSGWDTVHGLLILHVALANLSFAFYTVAAVFAAMYLFLHRKLKQKKWDNTVRRLPSLESMERYTYTSMLIGTPLLIVSLIVALMSIFAEGRFVLLLDLKVVFTLLALCVYIAYFATRHMRNYSAVIMARWAIAGYIVFILNFVANTWSAFHQWVGV